CGAAAGCGATGCCCACCTATCCTTTCCGTAATATTCAATATGATTAGCTGAAATAATACAGGTAGTATTGTAGGGTACGCGAAAACCGAGAGAAACCTAATTTTAAAATGTAAAATATTTCGTTAAATATGGAAGGCAAATATCAACGATAAAAAGTTATCACGCACTAACTTTTACTTATCGGAAACCTTCTGCTTAGCCTCATTCAGAAATTTTATCAAATCATCAACACTGTCCGGCGTGAGTGAAATACCTTTTTTTGTCGGTATCCATTCTCCTTCCTGATTTTCAAAGTATGTTCTGATGTCAATATACTGCTTTCCTTTAAACTCCTTTAATGTAATGATAATTTTATCTTTACCTTTCGCCAGTTCTCCTATCTGCATACTCCCTCCTTATAGCTCCATTTTAGCAAATTGCCATAAAAAAATATACATAGCAAA
The sequence above is drawn from the Pseudomonadota bacterium genome and encodes:
- a CDS encoding transcriptional coactivator p15/PC4 family protein; amino-acid sequence: MQIGELAKGKDKIIITLKEFKGKQYIDIRTYFENQEGEWIPTKKGISLTPDSVDDLIKFLNEAKQKVSDK